GGAACCGGCGGACGAGGTGGCCAGCGCGATCCACGCCGCCGGCGAGTACGGCCATCCGCTGCGGGCCGGGGCCGCCTGCGTCATCCTCGAACCCGACCAGCCCGACCAGCCCGACCAATCCGACCAGCCCGACCGACCGGACCGACCGGACCGGCCCGACCTGGCTGTACCGTCCGACCTGACCCGCGACCGGCGCGGGGTGCGGCTCGACGTCCTGGCCACCGGCGCCGACTGGCCGCGAACACCCGAGCTGATCATCGGGCCCGACGGCTGGGATCCGGCCGCCCACTGGGGTGACGGTCACGGCGGGCAGGGCGTGGTCTCGGTGGCCCTCGCCGCCGAACTGCTGGCCGGCGCGGAATCGACCCGCCCGGACGGGATCGGAGTCGGCTGCGGCCCGGTCGGCGGTCCGGTGCGGCGGGCGCTGGTCCGGCCCGCGAGCGACGGCGGTGGCCGTGGCTGACCATCACCGTCGCGCGCCGCGCGTGCTCAACGAGGGCACGCCGGACGGTGCCCTGGTCGTGCTCGCGCACGGCCTGGAGGACAGCTGGCGCAACTGGCGACCGCTGACCCGCCGGCTCGATCCGGCCTGGCGGCTGGTCGCCCTCGACCTGCCGTGGCGGGCCGGAAACGACTACCGGTGGCGGCACGAGGCGCTGCCGCCCCGGTGGTTGCGCCAGCACCTGGACCGCCTGGACCGCGCTCCCGACCTGGTGATCGCGCACTCCTACGGCGCGACCGCCGCGCTGGACCTGGCAGCCCGGGACAAACTGGTCACCGGTGGGCTGGTGCTGATCTGCCCGCTGTTCCGGCCGGTCACCGAGCCGGTGGACTGGACGGTGGTGGAGCGGTCCCGGATCAGCTTCGACCGGCACCTGCGGGCGGCCGTCCGGGTGTCCATCGGGCCGCGTGCCGACCGGCTGGAGCCGGAACTGCTCGACGCGATGATCGACGTGGTGGCCGCCCGGATCGGGCCCGCCGGCTTCCTGGCCGCGCTGGACCAGTTCGTGGCCAGCTCCTACCTGGACCTGCCGGCCATCGCGGCACCGGCGCTGTTCCTGATCGGCGGCGCGGATCCGACGCTCGTCCGCCGGACGCCGCAGGTGCTGGCCGAGCGGATGCCCGGCGCACGGGTGCTTGTGGACGAGAG
This DNA window, taken from Micromonospora sp. FIMYZ51, encodes the following:
- a CDS encoding alpha/beta hydrolase; the encoded protein is MADHHRRAPRVLNEGTPDGALVVLAHGLEDSWRNWRPLTRRLDPAWRLVALDLPWRAGNDYRWRHEALPPRWLRQHLDRLDRAPDLVIAHSYGATAALDLAARDKLVTGGLVLICPLFRPVTEPVDWTVVERSRISFDRHLRAAVRVSIGPRADRLEPELLDAMIDVVAARIGPAGFLAALDQFVASSYLDLPAIAAPALFLIGGADPTLVRRTPQVLAERMPGARVLVDESYDHFCHVRRADPVAGEIGRFVTDFAVLPSARTGAARGRP